The genomic stretch TACACCATGGCAATTGAGTATGAAGAAGTTATTGAAGACCAGCAAAGGCAGGGAGGAATTTTTCCTGAAGATGTATTATGAGTCATTTCCAGATGTCGCCCGCTATGTGAGTAAGAGGGGAGGTTCGATGGAGGATGCAAAGGATGTCTTTCAGGACAGTCTGATGATCTATTACGAACAGTTGGTAGCAGGAAAAAAGGTGCACGAGGATGGGGGATATCTCTTTGGTGTAGCCAGGCATCATTGGTACAAGCGTTTTCGTGAAGCCTCAACTTTAGCACTTGGAAAAGATGAAATAGCGTTGTCGCAGGTAGCGGACTTTGAACAGGTCAATACAGATGAGCGCCTGCAACTTATGAGCTTTCTTAAATCGGCAGGTGAAAAATGCATGGATATGTTAAAGGCATTTTATTACGATCGGCTTTCAATGGATGAACTTGCCCAGCGTTACGGATATCGAACCAAGAGATCTGCGACGGTTCAGAAATTTAAATGCCTGGAAAAAGTAAGGGATCAAGTAAAAGAAAAATCATTGACCTATGAGGACTTCGCTACGTGAAATCAAAGAACTGGAAAATTTTATCATGGGAGTGCCCTCTCCGGAAGAGCGGCTCCTAGTGGAAGCTAAGGTGCAATTGGATACTTCCATGACTCAGAAGATTCGGTGTCAAAAATCAGCTTATCAGCTGGTGCGTGACTACGGAAGGGAGAAGTTAAGGGAGGAAATACGAAAAGTCGAGTTTGAGCTTTTCGACACACCCAGACACCAAGGTTTTAGAAAAAGGATTGTTAACCTCTTTAAAAGATAACGGATGATTTCAGCAAATGCTTCACAGGTCGTCCCCATGGTGATCGACCAGAACGATTATAATGGAAGGGCTTATGATATCTATAGTTTATTGCTCAAGGAGCGAATCATTTTTCTAGGCAGTGCCATCAATGACCAAGTGGCCAATTTGGTGGTGGCCCAGCTACTTTTCTTGAACAGTCAGGACACCAAAAAGCCAATTAGTCTGTATATCCAGAGTCCTGGTGGTAGCGTCTATGCGGGGATGGCGATTTATGATACTATACAGATGATTTCTGCACCGGTGATCACGCTGGCAGTGGGATTTACAGGTAGTATGGCGACGGCTTTGCTTACGAGTGGAGCCAAGGGCAAACGTCAGGCGCTTTCCCATGCGACCGTCCATATGCACCCCACCAGCGGAGGATCCAAAGGTTATACGGAGGATGTCAGGATAGCCACTAGGGAGCAAGAGCGGCTGCAGGTCCAGCTCTTTCATATCATTGGCAATAACACCGGTCACAGCTGGCGGGAAATCGAAGAGCTTTTTCTCCGGGACCGTTATATGAGTGCACCGGAAGCTAAGGAATATGGCTTGGTGGATGAGGTGCTGGGCAATACGACAGATATTGTCCAATTAAAAGACATGCCTTTTGGGGTGAAGTTTTATGGGGATTGATAGAGGAAATGTTCTTTTGGGAGTTGTGGGCTCAGTCGGAAGCATTAGATCATATTTGAGTAGCCTTTTTAATTTGTGCATCTGTCGCTTATTTTAAGTTGAACTCCCGAAATTCTTTATCGACTCTGCGAGAAAATGCCTTGTATACAAAAAAAGCCAAAGAAATTAATCCTTCGACTTTTTAAAATCTTCCAATATTTCAATGTTCTAATCTTCCAATAAATATCCTTTCAAGTCACAGTTTTCCAGTTCTTTGATGCCCTTGACCACGGCTTTGGCGTTGTACTCGGCGCCTTTCTGTATGGTGTGGGTGTGGTCGGTGTCGTTGAAGAAATTGGCCTTGACATGGTCTTCTCCCAGTGCGTCATAGCCATCTGCAATGATACTGTTCAGGTCGATAAAATAAGCTTTTCTGGCTTCTGCGGCCTGCTTTGCCCATAGACCATAACTGTCATTGGCACGGTTTACCTTGCCTTCTTTCCAGTTATTTCTTGGGATTAGCGAACAGACGATTGGTGTAGCACCTGCTGCTTTGGTGGCAGTGACCATTTGCTTGAGGTACTGGCCATAGCTGTATACGGTTTCGTACTTCTCGGTGATGGGGTTATAGATTTCTTCTGCTTCTGTACCGGCACTACGGATGGTGCCCCTTGCGCGATGGCTGTCATCCAGCGGACTGCTGTCGTTGTGGCCAAACTGCATGATGACATAATCACCGGGTTCCAGTTGCTTCCGGACGTTTTCCCACAGGCCATAGGTTTGGTAGGTACGGCTGCTGGTACCTCCGAGGGCATGGTTTTGGACTTTGATCTTACCAAGGTCAAAGTAAGGAGCCATGTAATCGCCCCAGCCCCAAAGTCCTCCGGCGCCATCGCCTTGGCCGTTTTTGACAGTGGAGTCACCGATAAGATACAGGGTCGGCTTGTCTTTGGAGAGATAGGCTTTTAGTTCGCAATCTTCCAGTGATTTGATGCCTTGGACGGCTGACCAGGCATTGATGCGCGCACCTGCTTCATTGGTATGGGTATGGTCTTTTTCGAAAAGTGATGGAACGACATTGGGACCCCACTCGTCATACTGATCAGCGACGAGGCTGTTGAGGTCCACGAAATGCGCGCCTGTTTTACGGGCAATTTCTTTTGCCCACTTGCCATAATCTTGGTTGGCACGTTCCACTTCTCCGTCTTGGAATTTATTTCTGGGAATCATCGAGCAGATGATAGGTGTGGCTCCTTTAGCTTTGGCTTCAGCAACAAACTTTTTCAGGTACCAGCCATAGGTATGTACGGTTTCTTCCGTACCGTCAGGCCATGTGAGTTGGACGGTTTCATCACCAGTGCCACGAAGTACTCCCCTGTAGCCGGCCCTTGTCGTATCGGGCTTGCTGCCTTCATTGTGGCCAAACTGCATCATGACAAAATCACCGGGCTTCAGTTCATCCAATACCCGCTGCCATCGGCCTTCCTTGACAAATGTCCGCGTGCTCCTGCCGGCCATGGCCTGGTTGCTTACTTCCAGTTTGCTGCTATCAAAGAAATCATCGATAAAGGTTCCCCAGCCCCACTGTCCTGGGCCACCATCTCCTCGGCTATTGCGGACCGTGCTGTCTCCGATGATGTACAGGGTGTGCTTTTCTTCTTTTGGCGTAAAGGCCAGCAGCATGGTGATCAGTGCAATGACTGCTGAGAGTCCATATTTTACGTTTTTCATGGTTTAAATATCCTTTGATTTGGGTTGGTAATATTGGCTGATCGATACCGCCAAAAGATAAATCTACATAATTGCCCCTAAAATCCTGTACTGTAGTATGGGGGAGTGGAAGTATGATGCAAAAAGTATGAAGCGGAATCAGAAGAAGCATGGTGCCCGCTGTCGGATGCTGGATATCCGGTCGGATGAAATGCCCTATAACTAATAGACAGAAGTGCCTCTTTTAGTCCGCCGTAGGTGGACAAGCTTGGTAACAACAGCAAAAATGGATTCCGGTTCCAATATACCGTAGGTACATACACATTGGAGCAAATAGTCCGCTAAACTGGCAGAAAGCCGTGGACAGGGAATAGTGGAAACCAAATCACTCCTTTGGCAAAGGTTTGCATAGCCATATTCCCCTACAGTACAGCACAGAAATTTTTTGGTAATGCTTAATTTTATATTTTTAACATCAGTCATTTTAAAAAAGACCCAAATTTTACCAAATAATTTATGAACGTTCGACAAATACTCAAGCCAGGAATGATCGGGGCATTGGGCCTCGCCATAGCCTGTTCTCCTCAAACCGAGCAAGACAAAGCCAGCACTGAGCCCAAGGAAGTGCTTACCGATACCAACACGCCATTGCATCTTTTGCAGCCTGATTATCCTGTGCCTTATGGCTTCCCGGAAGAAAAGGAAGTGAAAGCGGTGATCGACCGGGTATATGAATACCTCGATTCGACTACTCCTACGGAAATCTTGACTGGGGAAAACGGGTCGGCTATAGCTGATTTTAGCAAAGTGGATGGAAATAGTGTTTTGAAGCAAGGGGATTTCAGGTTGTTGAGCTATGAATGGGGTGTAACCTATTCTTCGATGCTGCTGGCAGGGGAAGTTACAGGAGATGAGCGTTACACGGATTATACCAAGAAAAGAGTGAAATTCATTGCCGACCTTTATCCACATTTCAAACAGGTGGAAGGAAAGGATCATGCCTTGCATTCGGTATTGTACCCGGGCGCCTTGGATGACGCTGGAGCGCTTTGTGCTTCCTTTATCAAAACCTCCATGACGGGAGTAGATACTGACGTGCGTCCTGTGGTGGACAATTTTATGAACTATATCATGAATGGCCAGTTCCGCTTGGAAGATGGGACCTTGGCCAGAAACCGGCCGTTGAAAAATACGCTTTGGCTTGACGACCTTTATATGAGTGTGCCGGCGATTGTACAAATGGGTAAACTGACCGGAGAGCAAAAGTATTTCGACGAGGCAGTTCGTCAGATCAAGCTGTTTTCTGGACGGATGTTCAATGAAGAGAAGGGCCTTTATATGCACGGTTGGGTGCAGGGAATGGAAGAACATCCACAATTCCACTGGGGACGTGCGAATGGTTGGGCGATCCTGACCAAAGTAGAGGTGCTTAATGCCTTGCCTGAAGATCATCCAGGTAGACCGTTTGTTTTGGATCTCTTACAGAAGCACATCAAGGGATTGGCCAAATTACAGTCTGGGTCAGGTTTTTGGCATCAATTGCTCGACAAGGATGATTCCTATCTGGAAACTTCCGCAACGGCGATTTATACCTACTGCATAGCAAGGGCCGTAAACCAAGGCTGGGTGGATGATCAGGCGTATGCGCCGATGACCTTATTGGCTTGGAATGCCGTGAGTACCAAAGTGAATGACAAGGGCCAGGTAGAAGGTACTTGCGTGGGTACTGGAATGGGTTTTGACCCGGCATTTTATTACCACCGTCCGATCAATCCGTATGCGGCCCATGGTTATGGCCCTGTCATCGCTGCGGGGGCTGAAGTCATCAGAATGCTTC from Echinicola soli encodes the following:
- a CDS encoding RNA polymerase sigma factor; this translates as MKKLLKTSKGREEFFLKMYYESFPDVARYVSKRGGSMEDAKDVFQDSLMIYYEQLVAGKKVHEDGGYLFGVARHHWYKRFREASTLALGKDEIALSQVADFEQVNTDERLQLMSFLKSAGEKCMDMLKAFYYDRLSMDELAQRYGYRTKRSATVQKFKCLEKVRDQVKEKSLTYEDFAT
- a CDS encoding rhamnogalacturonan acetylesterase — encoded protein: MKNVKYGLSAVIALITMLLAFTPKEEKHTLYIIGDSTVRNSRGDGGPGQWGWGTFIDDFFDSSKLEVSNQAMAGRSTRTFVKEGRWQRVLDELKPGDFVMMQFGHNEGSKPDTTRAGYRGVLRGTGDETVQLTWPDGTEETVHTYGWYLKKFVAEAKAKGATPIICSMIPRNKFQDGEVERANQDYGKWAKEIARKTGAHFVDLNSLVADQYDEWGPNVVPSLFEKDHTHTNEAGARINAWSAVQGIKSLEDCELKAYLSKDKPTLYLIGDSTVKNGQGDGAGGLWGWGDYMAPYFDLGKIKVQNHALGGTSSRTYQTYGLWENVRKQLEPGDYVIMQFGHNDSSPLDDSHRARGTIRSAGTEAEEIYNPITEKYETVYSYGQYLKQMVTATKAAGATPIVCSLIPRNNWKEGKVNRANDSYGLWAKQAAEARKAYFIDLNSIIADGYDALGEDHVKANFFNDTDHTHTIQKGAEYNAKAVVKGIKELENCDLKGYLLED
- a CDS encoding glycoside hydrolase family 88/105 protein; amino-acid sequence: MNVRQILKPGMIGALGLAIACSPQTEQDKASTEPKEVLTDTNTPLHLLQPDYPVPYGFPEEKEVKAVIDRVYEYLDSTTPTEILTGENGSAIADFSKVDGNSVLKQGDFRLLSYEWGVTYSSMLLAGEVTGDERYTDYTKKRVKFIADLYPHFKQVEGKDHALHSVLYPGALDDAGALCASFIKTSMTGVDTDVRPVVDNFMNYIMNGQFRLEDGTLARNRPLKNTLWLDDLYMSVPAIVQMGKLTGEQKYFDEAVRQIKLFSGRMFNEEKGLYMHGWVQGMEEHPQFHWGRANGWAILTKVEVLNALPEDHPGRPFVLDLLQKHIKGLAKLQSGSGFWHQLLDKDDSYLETSATAIYTYCIARAVNQGWVDDQAYAPMTLLAWNAVSTKVNDKGQVEGTCVGTGMGFDPAFYYHRPINPYAAHGYGPVIAAGAEVIRMLQMHDFEINDSSVQLLDESSKG
- a CDS encoding ClpP family protease, producing MISANASQVVPMVIDQNDYNGRAYDIYSLLLKERIIFLGSAINDQVANLVVAQLLFLNSQDTKKPISLYIQSPGGSVYAGMAIYDTIQMISAPVITLAVGFTGSMATALLTSGAKGKRQALSHATVHMHPTSGGSKGYTEDVRIATREQERLQVQLFHIIGNNTGHSWREIEELFLRDRYMSAPEAKEYGLVDEVLGNTTDIVQLKDMPFGVKFYGD